In the Nitrospirota bacterium genome, one interval contains:
- the glnD gene encoding [protein-PII] uridylyltransferase gives MAHFAGASGSEVVQRRTSLIDTILRDAHRKVAASGPMPVLVAIGGYGRGELNPHSDIDIMFLCRDELDRKRAPELLYLLWDAGLDIGYSVRTIKECVTLARQDIKIRTSLLESRLIAGELSLYQVFLAAMQSDVFYWKASAFIAEKLSERSSTRRKYGGSVYLREPNIKDGEGGLRDVHTALWIAFAHFRISSLAGLVPRGIITQGQYDVFLRSRNFLWNVRNEIHYLSGRKNDHITFDLQEQAARDLRYRDSAHLFAVERFMKAYFIHARNIREFSNLVAEAVLPKPARRWFERTRALGPFTLVGRTLIISGNGTCQGDVSLIMQAFEVAKSRRAVFSDRLRDMIRSCRIEDEARTSPDAAKTFLAILNEPENLPDTLALMKDLRFLGRYLPEFRAIQALARHDYYHMYAVDEHILLAIRNLEMLWSGKFPSLATLRDAFAGLTKRWRLTLAVLLHDLGKVYRADHDVKGVEIAGRVLDRLGVEGDDRARIMFLVKNHLVMSSLSQRRELDDGKVIADFSRLVRDRENLSMLYLLTYADISAVHPTAWTQWKATLLQDLYLRTLNHLESSEQETEMAQSRLVTASIRIRNAAQGLFTPEAIDSFLVSMPDQYLLFTSPRRVVDHMNMMLRLPAEKLVIEYYHRPEKGYTELTVCAYDAYGMFYRTAGTIASKNLNILRAQVYTSRTGVMIDTFQITDPEGKLAAYDDAWASLLIELRKALMNESRPPEPGLYAASRYLAVRVTPDVAFDNETSDAFTIIDITARDMVGFLYRVTRTLFLLNLDIASAKIVTEGARVMDSFYVTDMFRKKIVDHERLDKIKEALLKVVGE, from the coding sequence GTGGCGCATTTTGCGGGTGCGTCAGGCAGCGAGGTGGTCCAGCGGCGAACTAGCCTGATAGACACGATACTGCGCGATGCTCACAGAAAGGTCGCTGCATCAGGCCCTATGCCGGTGCTTGTTGCCATCGGCGGCTACGGCAGGGGAGAGCTCAACCCCCATTCCGATATCGACATCATGTTCCTCTGTAGGGACGAGTTGGACAGAAAACGGGCGCCGGAGCTCCTGTACCTGCTCTGGGACGCGGGACTCGACATCGGGTACAGCGTGCGCACGATCAAGGAATGCGTGACGCTCGCGAGGCAGGATATCAAGATCCGCACCTCGCTCCTCGAGTCCCGTTTGATCGCCGGGGAACTCTCCCTCTACCAGGTTTTTCTCGCTGCCATGCAAAGCGACGTGTTTTACTGGAAGGCGTCCGCGTTCATCGCTGAAAAACTGTCTGAACGGAGCAGCACCCGCAGGAAGTACGGCGGGTCTGTTTACCTGCGTGAGCCGAACATCAAGGACGGCGAGGGCGGGCTGCGTGACGTGCACACGGCCCTGTGGATCGCCTTTGCCCACTTCAGGATATCATCGCTCGCCGGGCTGGTACCCCGGGGTATCATCACGCAGGGACAGTATGACGTGTTCCTGCGGTCCCGCAACTTTCTCTGGAACGTAAGGAACGAGATTCATTACCTCTCCGGCCGCAAGAACGACCACATCACCTTCGACCTTCAGGAGCAGGCGGCCCGCGATCTGCGGTATCGTGATTCCGCACACCTGTTCGCCGTCGAACGGTTCATGAAGGCCTACTTCATCCATGCGAGGAACATCAGGGAATTCTCGAACCTGGTGGCCGAGGCCGTGCTCCCGAAACCCGCGCGCCGCTGGTTCGAGCGGACACGGGCGCTTGGGCCGTTCACGCTCGTCGGCAGGACGCTTATTATCAGCGGCAATGGAACGTGCCAGGGGGACGTTTCACTGATCATGCAGGCCTTCGAGGTCGCGAAGTCCCGCCGTGCCGTCTTCTCGGACAGGCTCCGAGACATGATCCGGTCCTGCAGGATCGAGGATGAAGCCCGGACATCGCCCGACGCAGCGAAGACCTTTCTGGCGATCCTGAATGAACCCGAGAATCTTCCGGACACGCTTGCGCTGATGAAGGACCTCCGGTTTCTCGGCCGCTACCTCCCGGAGTTCCGGGCAATCCAGGCGCTGGCGCGCCATGATTATTACCACATGTACGCCGTGGATGAACATATCCTGCTGGCCATCCGGAACCTGGAGATGCTCTGGTCGGGGAAATTCCCGTCGCTCGCGACGCTCCGCGATGCATTTGCCGGCCTCACCAAGCGATGGCGTCTGACGCTGGCCGTGCTGCTCCATGACCTGGGCAAGGTGTACCGTGCGGACCATGACGTGAAAGGAGTCGAGATCGCCGGACGGGTGCTCGACCGCCTGGGCGTTGAGGGTGATGACCGGGCTCGCATCATGTTCCTGGTCAAGAACCACCTTGTCATGTCGAGCCTGTCACAGCGGCGCGAGCTCGATGACGGAAAGGTGATTGCGGATTTTTCCCGGCTCGTCCGGGACCGCGAGAATCTGTCCATGCTCTACCTGCTCACCTATGCCGATATCTCGGCAGTGCATCCCACGGCATGGACGCAGTGGAAAGCGACGCTTCTCCAGGACCTCTATCTGCGGACGTTGAATCACCTGGAGTCGAGCGAGCAGGAGACGGAGATGGCGCAATCGCGGCTCGTCACGGCGTCCATCAGGATCAGAAACGCGGCCCAGGGGCTCTTTACGCCTGAGGCGATCGATTCCTTCCTGGTTTCGATGCCCGATCAATACCTCCTCTTTACCTCGCCTCGCCGCGTTGTCGACCATATGAACATGATGCTGAGGCTCCCGGCGGAAAAGCTGGTCATCGAGTATTATCATCGCCCGGAAAAGGGATATACAGAACTTACGGTCTGCGCCTATGATGCCTACGGCATGTTCTACCGCACAGCGGGCACGATCGCGTCCAAGAACCTGAACATCCTGAGGGCGCAGGTCTACACGTCCCGGACGGGCGTGATGATCGATACGTTCCAGATCACCGACCCGGAAGGGAAACTCGCCGCCTATGACGACGCGTGGGCGAGTCTCCTCATCGAGCTTCGCAAGGCCCTGATGAACGAGAGCAGGCCTCCCGAGCCGGGCCTGTACGCCGCTTCGCGCTACCTCGCCGTCAGAGTGACTCCCGACGTCGCCTTTGACAACGAAACATCGGATGCCTTCACCATCATCGATATCACGGCGCGGGACATGGTGGGCTTCCTGTACCGGGTCACGAGGACGCTCTTCCTGCTGAACCTCGACATCGCATCGGCTAAGATTGTGACTGAAGGCGCCCGGGTCATGGATTCCTTCTACGTGACGGATATGTTCCGCAAGAAGATCGTCGACCATGAGCGGCTCGATAAGATCAAAGAGGCGCTGCTCAAGGTCGTCGGGGAATAG
- the mazG gene encoding nucleoside triphosphate pyrophosphohydrolase — protein MPDSLSKLVDLMAKLRSPDGCPWDRKQTTESLKPFLIEEAYEVIDALDEGDPEKVREELGDLLFQIIFHARIGEEKGEFTMRDVIETNVEKMIRRHPHVFGGEKLSTDTEVIASWEEIKKKERGSEHRKSILEGVPRSMPSLTRAHRLQERAARVGFDWNRIDEALPKLDEEIAEFKESLKSEDAARIEEELGDIFFMLVNLSRFLAVDPDKALRKTIGKFIRRFRYIEESAADSGRSLNEMTLDEMEKLWQEAKGK, from the coding sequence ATGCCGGATAGTCTCAGCAAGCTCGTCGATCTCATGGCAAAGCTGCGAAGTCCCGATGGCTGTCCCTGGGACCGCAAGCAGACCACCGAGTCCCTGAAGCCTTTCCTGATCGAAGAAGCCTATGAAGTGATCGATGCTCTTGACGAGGGAGACCCTGAGAAGGTCAGGGAAGAGCTCGGCGATCTCCTGTTCCAGATCATCTTCCATGCCCGGATCGGCGAGGAGAAGGGTGAATTCACGATGCGGGACGTGATCGAAACGAACGTCGAGAAGATGATCCGTCGGCACCCCCACGTGTTCGGCGGGGAAAAGCTCTCAACCGACACGGAGGTTATAGCAAGCTGGGAGGAGATAAAGAAAAAGGAAAGGGGTTCCGAGCATCGCAAATCGATCCTCGAGGGGGTGCCCCGGAGCATGCCATCGCTCACCCGCGCGCACAGACTCCAGGAGCGGGCGGCCCGCGTCGGTTTCGATTGGAACAGGATCGACGAGGCGCTTCCCAAGCTCGACGAGGAGATCGCGGAGTTCAAAGAATCCTTGAAATCGGAGGACGCTGCCAGGATAGAAGAAGAACTGGGCGACATATTCTTCATGCTCGTGAACCTGTCCCGGTTCCTCGCTGTCGACCCCGACAAAGCGCTCCGGAAGACCATTGGCAAGTTCATCAGGCGGTTCAGATATATCGAAGAGTCCGCTGCCGACTCGGGCAGGTCACTGAACGAGATGACACTCGACGAGATGGAGAAGCTGTGGCAGGAGGCGAAGGGGAAATAA